One region of Malania oleifera isolate guangnan ecotype guangnan chromosome 6, ASM2987363v1, whole genome shotgun sequence genomic DNA includes:
- the LOC131158705 gene encoding uncharacterized protein LOC131158705 has product MSTTWSRFREVFFARYFPIATFEVNSEEFLHLTQGWMLIQQYMARFMELSRFAPHMVSDEPKKAPSSFASIDYHRKEVVFRPLEEREFLFVGLCVRSAPQILSGMQARQLLLEGCQGYLVSVKESPKEGLKLEDIPVIRDFFNVFPENLSGLPPDREVEFAIELAPRMTPISKAPYRIAPVELKELKEQVFHKYSDKFVVVIIGDILVYSKSLAKHDARLRVVLQILKEKELFAKFKKCKFWLE; this is encoded by the exons ATGTCGACTACctggagtcgcttcagggaggTATTCTTCGCACGATACTTCCCCATCGCCACCTTTGAGGTGAATTCTGAGGAGTTCCTCCACTTGACTCAGGGATGGATGCTGATACAGCAATATATGGCTAGGTTCATGGAGTTATCTCGGTTTGCGCCTCACATGGTTTCagatgagccgaagaaggctc CATCCAGTTTTGCGAGCATTGACTATCATAGGAAGGAAGTAGTGTTTAGGCCTCTCGAGGAGCGGGAATTTCTATTTGTTGGCTtgtgtgtgcgttctgcaccacaAATCCTCTCGGGGATGCAAGCGAGACAGCTACTTCTGGAGGGTTGTCAAGGATACCTGGTGAGTGTGAAAGAGTCACCTAAGGAGGGATTGAAATTGGAGGATATCCCGGTGATAAGGGATTTCTTTAATGTCTTTCCTGAAAACTTGTCAGGGTTGCCTCCAGACAGGgaagtggagtttgctattgagttaGCACCGAGGATGACTCCAATCTCCAAAGCGCCTTACAGGATAGCTCCAGTTGAGTTGAAAGagctaaaggagca ggtgttccacaaGTACTCGGATAAATTCGTGGTGGTGATCATCGGTGACATCTTGGTGTATTCTAAGAGTCTAGCAAAGCATGATGCTCGTCTTAGAGTAGTCCTTCAGATACTTAAAGAGAAGGAACTATtcgctaaatttaagaaatgcaaaTTCTGGCTTGagtag
- the LOC131158291 gene encoding ESCRT-related protein CHMP1B — protein sequence MGNTEKLMNQIMELKFTSKSLQRQARKCEKEEKAEKLKVKKAIEKGNMDGARIYAENSIRKRTEQMNYLRLSSRLDAVVSRLDTQAKMTTISKSMSSIVKSLDSSLATGNLQKMSETMDQFEKQFVNMEVQAEFMESSMAGSTSLSTPEGEVNSLMQQVADDYGLEVSVGLPQPAAHAVATKTADKVDEDDLSRRLAELKARG from the coding sequence ATGGGCAACACAGAGAAGCTGATGAACCAGATCATGGAGCTCAAGTTCACCTCCAAATCCCTCCAGCGCCAGGCCCGGAAGTGCGAGAAGGAAGAGAAGGCCGAGAAGCTCAAGGTCAAGAAAGCCATCGAGAAGGGAAACATGGACGGCGCTCGCATCTACGCCGAGAATTCAATTCGCAAGCGCACCGAGCAGATGAACTACCTACGCCTTTCCTCCCGCCTCGACGCTGTTGTCTCACGCCTCGACACGCAGGCCAAGATGACCACCATCAGCAAGTCCATGTCCTCGATCGTGAAGTCTCTGGACTCCTCGCTCGCCACCGGGAATCTGCAGAAGATGTCGGAGACTATGGACCAGTTTGAGAAGCAGTTTGTGAACATGGAGGTGCAGGCGGAGTTCATGGAGAGCTCGATGGCCGGATCGACCTCGCTATCGACGCCAGAGGGCGAAGTCAACAGTTTGATGCAGCAGGTCGCCGACGACTACGGGCTTGAGGTCTCCGTTGGTCTGCCGCAGCCGGCAGCACATGCCGTTGCGACTAAGACAGCTGATAAGGTGGATGAGGACGATCTCTCTCGGCGCCTTGCGGAGCTTAAGGCCAGAGGCTGA